From Rhododendron vialii isolate Sample 1 chromosome 10a, ASM3025357v1, the proteins below share one genomic window:
- the LOC131304357 gene encoding uncharacterized protein LOC131304357 isoform X3: MGQGQPLMVWYWADYKKRDWTVFFIPTFSTSLKTLGNSSKTSNFLTKSFMLYVTDYDDDALELAVEYLHISPMLGVFVTKDGNKTPSIYINSRLFGSGALMFLFEGNFGNILHTGDCRLTPDCLQSLPEKYIGRKGKEPKSHLDYVFLDCTFGKSSMKIPSKYSAVRQVINCIWKHPNALVVYLTCDLLGQEEILVEVSKTFGSKIFIDKDKNPECFHSLTLTAPEIVSEDPSSRFHVLEGFPKLYERAQAKFAEAEANFQPEPLIIRASSQWFVFDDEILETERQRRGRCSRAVRDQFGVWHICYSMHSSSEELEWAMQILAPKRVVSTTPNCRAMELDYVKKNCFGTQLASDDPLWKLLDIRLEVAPTDNCSVVVEDTIKPSVESHLRPVKTSITQKQPLTLSPPSKRPPVTLFGRARLGNPSDFTFLLTENKIKTTKNETPHSVSDKAEPQCSFQEDVFGLKHEKSFENKTDINEAQSGISVEIERKFEVECENPLENKVEANEVQCERSVLEKDSEIRLSGYSPVGSSQSFNESFRKLYRSMNVPVPRPLPSLVELMKANKRKKRVQC, translated from the exons A TGGGCCAGGGCCAGCCGTTGATGGTCTGGTACTGGGCAGACTACAAAAAACGGGATTGGACTGTTTTCTTCATTCCAACCTTCTCAACTTCTCTCAAAACTTTGGGCAACTCCTCCAAAACTTCCAATTTCTTAACTAAATCATTCATGCTCTATGTTACCGATTATGACGATGATGCTTTAGAGCTGGCTGTGGAATACCTCCATATTTCCCCGATGCTAGGTGTTTTCGTTACCAAGGACGGTAACAAAACCCCTTCAATATATATCAACTCACGCTTATTCGGGAGTG GAGCCTTGATGTTCTTGTTTGAAGGCAATTTTGGCAATATCCTGCACACAGGAGATTGTAGACTCACCCCAGATTGTTTGCAAAGTCTACCAGAGAAGTACATAGGcaggaaaggaaaagaaccaAAGTCTCATCTTGATTATGTTTTCTTGGACTGCACATTTGGGAAATCCTCTATGAAAATTCCCAGCAAGTATTCTGCTGTCCGGCAG GTCATTAATTGTATATGGAAGCATCCTAACGCCCTGGTGGTTTATCTGACCTGTGATCTTCTTGGTCAGGAAGAGATACTTGTGGAAGTGTCCAAAACATTTGGTTCCAAAATCTTCATTGATAAAGACAAGAATCCAGAATGTTTCCATTCTCTGACACTCACAGCGCCCGAAATAGTCTCTGAAGATCCATCCTCTCGCTTTCATGTGCTAGAAGGATTTCCTAAGCTCTACGAAAGAGCGCAAGCTAAATTTGCAGAGGCAGAGGCTAATTTCCAGCCGGAGCCTCTCATAATCCGTGCTTCCTCCCAGTGGTTTGTGTTTGATGATGAGATTTTAGAAACTGAAAGGCAGAGAAGAGGGAGATGCAGTAGAGCAGTGAGAGATCAGTTTGGTGTTTGGCATATATGCTATTCGATGCACTCATCTAGCGAAGAGTTGGAGTGGGCTATGCAAATTCTTGCGCCCAAACGGGTTGTGTCAACAACTCCCAATTGCAGGGCTATGGAGCTTGATTATGTGAAGAAAAATTGTTTTGGCACACAACTTGCTTCTGATGATCCTTTATGGAAGCTTCTAGACATAAGGCTTGAAGTTGCTCCAACTGATAATTGTTCAGTTGTAGTGGAAGACACTATCAAACCCTCTGTAGAGTCTCACCTGCGGCCTGTGAAAACATCCATTACCCAAAAACAACCCTTGACCCTCTCTCCTCCCAGCAAAAGGCCACCTGTCACGTTATTTGGAAGGGCAAGACTTGGTAATCCCTCGGATTTTACTTTTCTACTTACAGAGAATAAAATTAAAACCACTAAAAATGAGACTCCTCATAGTGTTTCTGATAAAGCAGAACCACAATGTTCGTTCCAAGAGGATGTTTTCGGATTGAAACATGAAAAATCATTTGAGAACAAGACAGATATAAATGAAGCACAAAGTGGGATTTCAGTGGAGATAGAGAGGAAGTTTGAAGTGGAATGTGAAAATCCATTGGAGAACAAAGTGGAGGCTAATGAAGTCCAATGTGAAAGGTCAGTATTGGAGAAAGATTCCGAAATTCGTTTGAGTGGTTATTCGCCGGTTGGATCATCACAGAGCTTTAATGAAAGCTTTAGGAAGTTGTATCGGTCCATGAATGTGCCTGTGCCTCGACCTCTTCCTTCCCTGGTGGAGCTTATGAAGGCCAACAAACGCAAAAAGAGGGTTCAGTGTTAG
- the LOC131304357 gene encoding uncharacterized protein LOC131304357 isoform X2 — translation MPIEMPKGLPFTVDTWNPSSKTKRHHFLTHAHKDHSQGISTHFSYPIYSTHLTKTLTLQYYPQLVDSVFVNIEIGQRLVINDPDGDFSVTAFDANHCPGALMFLFEGNFGNILHTGDCRLTPDCLQSLPEKYIGRKGKEPKSHLDYVFLDCTFGKSSMKIPSKYSAVRQVINCIWKHPNALVVYLTCDLLGQEEILVEVSKTFGSKIFIDKDKNPECFHSLTLTAPEIVSEDPSSRFHVLEGFPKLYERAQAKFAEAEANFQPEPLIIRASSQWFVFDDEILETERQRRGRCSRAVRDQFGVWHICYSMHSSSEELEWAMQILAPKRVVSTTPNCRAMELDYVKKNCFGTQLASDDPLWKLLDIRLEVAPTDNCSVVVEDTIKPSVESHLRPVKTSITQKQPLTLSPPSKRPPVTLFGRARLGNPSDFTFLLTENKIKTTKNETPHSVSDKAEPQCSFQEDVFGLKHEKSFENKTDINEAQSGISVEIERKFEVECENPLENKVEANEVQCERSVLEKDSEIRLSGYSPVGSSQSFNESFRKLYRSMNVPVPRPLPSLVELMKANKRKKRVQC, via the exons ATGCCGATAGAAATGCCCAAAGGGCTACCGTTTACGGTAGACACATGGAACCCATCTTCAAAGACGAAGAGGCACCATTTCCTCACTCACGCCCACAAGGACCACTCCCAAGGGATCTCCACGCACTTCTCATACCCAATTTACTCTACCCACctcaccaaaaccctaaccctccAATATTACCCTCAG cTTGTTGATTCAGTGTTTGTGAATATTGAGATCGGACAAAGGTTGGTCATCAATGATCCGGATGGAGATTTCTCTGTAACTGCTTTTGATGCGAACCACTGCCCTG GAGCCTTGATGTTCTTGTTTGAAGGCAATTTTGGCAATATCCTGCACACAGGAGATTGTAGACTCACCCCAGATTGTTTGCAAAGTCTACCAGAGAAGTACATAGGcaggaaaggaaaagaaccaAAGTCTCATCTTGATTATGTTTTCTTGGACTGCACATTTGGGAAATCCTCTATGAAAATTCCCAGCAAGTATTCTGCTGTCCGGCAG GTCATTAATTGTATATGGAAGCATCCTAACGCCCTGGTGGTTTATCTGACCTGTGATCTTCTTGGTCAGGAAGAGATACTTGTGGAAGTGTCCAAAACATTTGGTTCCAAAATCTTCATTGATAAAGACAAGAATCCAGAATGTTTCCATTCTCTGACACTCACAGCGCCCGAAATAGTCTCTGAAGATCCATCCTCTCGCTTTCATGTGCTAGAAGGATTTCCTAAGCTCTACGAAAGAGCGCAAGCTAAATTTGCAGAGGCAGAGGCTAATTTCCAGCCGGAGCCTCTCATAATCCGTGCTTCCTCCCAGTGGTTTGTGTTTGATGATGAGATTTTAGAAACTGAAAGGCAGAGAAGAGGGAGATGCAGTAGAGCAGTGAGAGATCAGTTTGGTGTTTGGCATATATGCTATTCGATGCACTCATCTAGCGAAGAGTTGGAGTGGGCTATGCAAATTCTTGCGCCCAAACGGGTTGTGTCAACAACTCCCAATTGCAGGGCTATGGAGCTTGATTATGTGAAGAAAAATTGTTTTGGCACACAACTTGCTTCTGATGATCCTTTATGGAAGCTTCTAGACATAAGGCTTGAAGTTGCTCCAACTGATAATTGTTCAGTTGTAGTGGAAGACACTATCAAACCCTCTGTAGAGTCTCACCTGCGGCCTGTGAAAACATCCATTACCCAAAAACAACCCTTGACCCTCTCTCCTCCCAGCAAAAGGCCACCTGTCACGTTATTTGGAAGGGCAAGACTTGGTAATCCCTCGGATTTTACTTTTCTACTTACAGAGAATAAAATTAAAACCACTAAAAATGAGACTCCTCATAGTGTTTCTGATAAAGCAGAACCACAATGTTCGTTCCAAGAGGATGTTTTCGGATTGAAACATGAAAAATCATTTGAGAACAAGACAGATATAAATGAAGCACAAAGTGGGATTTCAGTGGAGATAGAGAGGAAGTTTGAAGTGGAATGTGAAAATCCATTGGAGAACAAAGTGGAGGCTAATGAAGTCCAATGTGAAAGGTCAGTATTGGAGAAAGATTCCGAAATTCGTTTGAGTGGTTATTCGCCGGTTGGATCATCACAGAGCTTTAATGAAAGCTTTAGGAAGTTGTATCGGTCCATGAATGTGCCTGTGCCTCGACCTCTTCCTTCCCTGGTGGAGCTTATGAAGGCCAACAAACGCAAAAAGAGGGTTCAGTGTTAG
- the LOC131304357 gene encoding uncharacterized protein LOC131304357 isoform X4 — MLSVVLSSFDAYAVGQGQPLMVWYWADYKKRDWTVFFIPTFSTSLKTLGNSSKTSNFLTKSFMLYVTDYDDDALELAVEYLHISPMLGVFVTKDGNKTPSIYINSRLFGSGALMFLFEGNFGNILHTGDCRLTPDCLQSLPEKYIGRKGKEPKSHLDYVFLDCTFGKSSMKIPSKYSAVRQEEILVEVSKTFGSKIFIDKDKNPECFHSLTLTAPEIVSEDPSSRFHVLEGFPKLYERAQAKFAEAEANFQPEPLIIRASSQWFVFDDEILETERQRRGRCSRAVRDQFGVWHICYSMHSSSEELEWAMQILAPKRVVSTTPNCRAMELDYVKKNCFGTQLASDDPLWKLLDIRLEVAPTDNCSVVVEDTIKPSVESHLRPVKTSITQKQPLTLSPPSKRPPVTLFGRARLGNPSDFTFLLTENKIKTTKNETPHSVSDKAEPQCSFQEDVFGLKHEKSFENKTDINEAQSGISVEIERKFEVECENPLENKVEANEVQCERSVLEKDSEIRLSGYSPVGSSQSFNESFRKLYRSMNVPVPRPLPSLVELMKANKRKKRVQC; from the exons ATGCTGAGTGTTGTACTTTCGAGTTTCGATGCATATGCAGTGGGCCAGGGCCAGCCGTTGATGGTCTGGTACTGGGCAGACTACAAAAAACGGGATTGGACTGTTTTCTTCATTCCAACCTTCTCAACTTCTCTCAAAACTTTGGGCAACTCCTCCAAAACTTCCAATTTCTTAACTAAATCATTCATGCTCTATGTTACCGATTATGACGATGATGCTTTAGAGCTGGCTGTGGAATACCTCCATATTTCCCCGATGCTAGGTGTTTTCGTTACCAAGGACGGTAACAAAACCCCTTCAATATATATCAACTCACGCTTATTCGGGAGTG GAGCCTTGATGTTCTTGTTTGAAGGCAATTTTGGCAATATCCTGCACACAGGAGATTGTAGACTCACCCCAGATTGTTTGCAAAGTCTACCAGAGAAGTACATAGGcaggaaaggaaaagaaccaAAGTCTCATCTTGATTATGTTTTCTTGGACTGCACATTTGGGAAATCCTCTATGAAAATTCCCAGCAAGTATTCTGCTGTCCGGCAG GAAGAGATACTTGTGGAAGTGTCCAAAACATTTGGTTCCAAAATCTTCATTGATAAAGACAAGAATCCAGAATGTTTCCATTCTCTGACACTCACAGCGCCCGAAATAGTCTCTGAAGATCCATCCTCTCGCTTTCATGTGCTAGAAGGATTTCCTAAGCTCTACGAAAGAGCGCAAGCTAAATTTGCAGAGGCAGAGGCTAATTTCCAGCCGGAGCCTCTCATAATCCGTGCTTCCTCCCAGTGGTTTGTGTTTGATGATGAGATTTTAGAAACTGAAAGGCAGAGAAGAGGGAGATGCAGTAGAGCAGTGAGAGATCAGTTTGGTGTTTGGCATATATGCTATTCGATGCACTCATCTAGCGAAGAGTTGGAGTGGGCTATGCAAATTCTTGCGCCCAAACGGGTTGTGTCAACAACTCCCAATTGCAGGGCTATGGAGCTTGATTATGTGAAGAAAAATTGTTTTGGCACACAACTTGCTTCTGATGATCCTTTATGGAAGCTTCTAGACATAAGGCTTGAAGTTGCTCCAACTGATAATTGTTCAGTTGTAGTGGAAGACACTATCAAACCCTCTGTAGAGTCTCACCTGCGGCCTGTGAAAACATCCATTACCCAAAAACAACCCTTGACCCTCTCTCCTCCCAGCAAAAGGCCACCTGTCACGTTATTTGGAAGGGCAAGACTTGGTAATCCCTCGGATTTTACTTTTCTACTTACAGAGAATAAAATTAAAACCACTAAAAATGAGACTCCTCATAGTGTTTCTGATAAAGCAGAACCACAATGTTCGTTCCAAGAGGATGTTTTCGGATTGAAACATGAAAAATCATTTGAGAACAAGACAGATATAAATGAAGCACAAAGTGGGATTTCAGTGGAGATAGAGAGGAAGTTTGAAGTGGAATGTGAAAATCCATTGGAGAACAAAGTGGAGGCTAATGAAGTCCAATGTGAAAGGTCAGTATTGGAGAAAGATTCCGAAATTCGTTTGAGTGGTTATTCGCCGGTTGGATCATCACAGAGCTTTAATGAAAGCTTTAGGAAGTTGTATCGGTCCATGAATGTGCCTGTGCCTCGACCTCTTCCTTCCCTGGTGGAGCTTATGAAGGCCAACAAACGCAAAAAGAGGGTTCAGTGTTAG
- the LOC131304357 gene encoding uncharacterized protein LOC131304357 isoform X1, giving the protein MLSVVLSSFDAYAVGQGQPLMVWYWADYKKRDWTVFFIPTFSTSLKTLGNSSKTSNFLTKSFMLYVTDYDDDALELAVEYLHISPMLGVFVTKDGNKTPSIYINSRLFGSGALMFLFEGNFGNILHTGDCRLTPDCLQSLPEKYIGRKGKEPKSHLDYVFLDCTFGKSSMKIPSKYSAVRQVINCIWKHPNALVVYLTCDLLGQEEILVEVSKTFGSKIFIDKDKNPECFHSLTLTAPEIVSEDPSSRFHVLEGFPKLYERAQAKFAEAEANFQPEPLIIRASSQWFVFDDEILETERQRRGRCSRAVRDQFGVWHICYSMHSSSEELEWAMQILAPKRVVSTTPNCRAMELDYVKKNCFGTQLASDDPLWKLLDIRLEVAPTDNCSVVVEDTIKPSVESHLRPVKTSITQKQPLTLSPPSKRPPVTLFGRARLGNPSDFTFLLTENKIKTTKNETPHSVSDKAEPQCSFQEDVFGLKHEKSFENKTDINEAQSGISVEIERKFEVECENPLENKVEANEVQCERSVLEKDSEIRLSGYSPVGSSQSFNESFRKLYRSMNVPVPRPLPSLVELMKANKRKKRVQC; this is encoded by the exons ATGCTGAGTGTTGTACTTTCGAGTTTCGATGCATATGCAGTGGGCCAGGGCCAGCCGTTGATGGTCTGGTACTGGGCAGACTACAAAAAACGGGATTGGACTGTTTTCTTCATTCCAACCTTCTCAACTTCTCTCAAAACTTTGGGCAACTCCTCCAAAACTTCCAATTTCTTAACTAAATCATTCATGCTCTATGTTACCGATTATGACGATGATGCTTTAGAGCTGGCTGTGGAATACCTCCATATTTCCCCGATGCTAGGTGTTTTCGTTACCAAGGACGGTAACAAAACCCCTTCAATATATATCAACTCACGCTTATTCGGGAGTG GAGCCTTGATGTTCTTGTTTGAAGGCAATTTTGGCAATATCCTGCACACAGGAGATTGTAGACTCACCCCAGATTGTTTGCAAAGTCTACCAGAGAAGTACATAGGcaggaaaggaaaagaaccaAAGTCTCATCTTGATTATGTTTTCTTGGACTGCACATTTGGGAAATCCTCTATGAAAATTCCCAGCAAGTATTCTGCTGTCCGGCAG GTCATTAATTGTATATGGAAGCATCCTAACGCCCTGGTGGTTTATCTGACCTGTGATCTTCTTGGTCAGGAAGAGATACTTGTGGAAGTGTCCAAAACATTTGGTTCCAAAATCTTCATTGATAAAGACAAGAATCCAGAATGTTTCCATTCTCTGACACTCACAGCGCCCGAAATAGTCTCTGAAGATCCATCCTCTCGCTTTCATGTGCTAGAAGGATTTCCTAAGCTCTACGAAAGAGCGCAAGCTAAATTTGCAGAGGCAGAGGCTAATTTCCAGCCGGAGCCTCTCATAATCCGTGCTTCCTCCCAGTGGTTTGTGTTTGATGATGAGATTTTAGAAACTGAAAGGCAGAGAAGAGGGAGATGCAGTAGAGCAGTGAGAGATCAGTTTGGTGTTTGGCATATATGCTATTCGATGCACTCATCTAGCGAAGAGTTGGAGTGGGCTATGCAAATTCTTGCGCCCAAACGGGTTGTGTCAACAACTCCCAATTGCAGGGCTATGGAGCTTGATTATGTGAAGAAAAATTGTTTTGGCACACAACTTGCTTCTGATGATCCTTTATGGAAGCTTCTAGACATAAGGCTTGAAGTTGCTCCAACTGATAATTGTTCAGTTGTAGTGGAAGACACTATCAAACCCTCTGTAGAGTCTCACCTGCGGCCTGTGAAAACATCCATTACCCAAAAACAACCCTTGACCCTCTCTCCTCCCAGCAAAAGGCCACCTGTCACGTTATTTGGAAGGGCAAGACTTGGTAATCCCTCGGATTTTACTTTTCTACTTACAGAGAATAAAATTAAAACCACTAAAAATGAGACTCCTCATAGTGTTTCTGATAAAGCAGAACCACAATGTTCGTTCCAAGAGGATGTTTTCGGATTGAAACATGAAAAATCATTTGAGAACAAGACAGATATAAATGAAGCACAAAGTGGGATTTCAGTGGAGATAGAGAGGAAGTTTGAAGTGGAATGTGAAAATCCATTGGAGAACAAAGTGGAGGCTAATGAAGTCCAATGTGAAAGGTCAGTATTGGAGAAAGATTCCGAAATTCGTTTGAGTGGTTATTCGCCGGTTGGATCATCACAGAGCTTTAATGAAAGCTTTAGGAAGTTGTATCGGTCCATGAATGTGCCTGTGCCTCGACCTCTTCCTTCCCTGGTGGAGCTTATGAAGGCCAACAAACGCAAAAAGAGGGTTCAGTGTTAG
- the LOC131304357 gene encoding uncharacterized protein LOC131304357 isoform X5: MRTTALVPFHSNLCASSKIPYLAFCVWTPGALMFLFEGNFGNILHTGDCRLTPDCLQSLPEKYIGRKGKEPKSHLDYVFLDCTFGKSSMKIPSKYSAVRQVINCIWKHPNALVVYLTCDLLGQEEILVEVSKTFGSKIFIDKDKNPECFHSLTLTAPEIVSEDPSSRFHVLEGFPKLYERAQAKFAEAEANFQPEPLIIRASSQWFVFDDEILETERQRRGRCSRAVRDQFGVWHICYSMHSSSEELEWAMQILAPKRVVSTTPNCRAMELDYVKKNCFGTQLASDDPLWKLLDIRLEVAPTDNCSVVVEDTIKPSVESHLRPVKTSITQKQPLTLSPPSKRPPVTLFGRARLGNPSDFTFLLTENKIKTTKNETPHSVSDKAEPQCSFQEDVFGLKHEKSFENKTDINEAQSGISVEIERKFEVECENPLENKVEANEVQCERSVLEKDSEIRLSGYSPVGSSQSFNESFRKLYRSMNVPVPRPLPSLVELMKANKRKKRVQC, translated from the exons ATGCGAACCACTGCCCTG GTTCCCTTTCATTCTAATCTGTGTGCAAGCTCTAAAATTCCTTATTTGGCTTTCTGTGTATGGACTCCAGGAGCCTTGATGTTCTTGTTTGAAGGCAATTTTGGCAATATCCTGCACACAGGAGATTGTAGACTCACCCCAGATTGTTTGCAAAGTCTACCAGAGAAGTACATAGGcaggaaaggaaaagaaccaAAGTCTCATCTTGATTATGTTTTCTTGGACTGCACATTTGGGAAATCCTCTATGAAAATTCCCAGCAAGTATTCTGCTGTCCGGCAG GTCATTAATTGTATATGGAAGCATCCTAACGCCCTGGTGGTTTATCTGACCTGTGATCTTCTTGGTCAGGAAGAGATACTTGTGGAAGTGTCCAAAACATTTGGTTCCAAAATCTTCATTGATAAAGACAAGAATCCAGAATGTTTCCATTCTCTGACACTCACAGCGCCCGAAATAGTCTCTGAAGATCCATCCTCTCGCTTTCATGTGCTAGAAGGATTTCCTAAGCTCTACGAAAGAGCGCAAGCTAAATTTGCAGAGGCAGAGGCTAATTTCCAGCCGGAGCCTCTCATAATCCGTGCTTCCTCCCAGTGGTTTGTGTTTGATGATGAGATTTTAGAAACTGAAAGGCAGAGAAGAGGGAGATGCAGTAGAGCAGTGAGAGATCAGTTTGGTGTTTGGCATATATGCTATTCGATGCACTCATCTAGCGAAGAGTTGGAGTGGGCTATGCAAATTCTTGCGCCCAAACGGGTTGTGTCAACAACTCCCAATTGCAGGGCTATGGAGCTTGATTATGTGAAGAAAAATTGTTTTGGCACACAACTTGCTTCTGATGATCCTTTATGGAAGCTTCTAGACATAAGGCTTGAAGTTGCTCCAACTGATAATTGTTCAGTTGTAGTGGAAGACACTATCAAACCCTCTGTAGAGTCTCACCTGCGGCCTGTGAAAACATCCATTACCCAAAAACAACCCTTGACCCTCTCTCCTCCCAGCAAAAGGCCACCTGTCACGTTATTTGGAAGGGCAAGACTTGGTAATCCCTCGGATTTTACTTTTCTACTTACAGAGAATAAAATTAAAACCACTAAAAATGAGACTCCTCATAGTGTTTCTGATAAAGCAGAACCACAATGTTCGTTCCAAGAGGATGTTTTCGGATTGAAACATGAAAAATCATTTGAGAACAAGACAGATATAAATGAAGCACAAAGTGGGATTTCAGTGGAGATAGAGAGGAAGTTTGAAGTGGAATGTGAAAATCCATTGGAGAACAAAGTGGAGGCTAATGAAGTCCAATGTGAAAGGTCAGTATTGGAGAAAGATTCCGAAATTCGTTTGAGTGGTTATTCGCCGGTTGGATCATCACAGAGCTTTAATGAAAGCTTTAGGAAGTTGTATCGGTCCATGAATGTGCCTGTGCCTCGACCTCTTCCTTCCCTGGTGGAGCTTATGAAGGCCAACAAACGCAAAAAGAGGGTTCAGTGTTAG
- the LOC131304357 gene encoding uncharacterized protein LOC131304357 isoform X6: MFLFEGNFGNILHTGDCRLTPDCLQSLPEKYIGRKGKEPKSHLDYVFLDCTFGKSSMKIPSKYSAVRQVINCIWKHPNALVVYLTCDLLGQEEILVEVSKTFGSKIFIDKDKNPECFHSLTLTAPEIVSEDPSSRFHVLEGFPKLYERAQAKFAEAEANFQPEPLIIRASSQWFVFDDEILETERQRRGRCSRAVRDQFGVWHICYSMHSSSEELEWAMQILAPKRVVSTTPNCRAMELDYVKKNCFGTQLASDDPLWKLLDIRLEVAPTDNCSVVVEDTIKPSVESHLRPVKTSITQKQPLTLSPPSKRPPVTLFGRARLGNPSDFTFLLTENKIKTTKNETPHSVSDKAEPQCSFQEDVFGLKHEKSFENKTDINEAQSGISVEIERKFEVECENPLENKVEANEVQCERSVLEKDSEIRLSGYSPVGSSQSFNESFRKLYRSMNVPVPRPLPSLVELMKANKRKKRVQC; encoded by the exons ATGTTCTTGTTTGAAGGCAATTTTGGCAATATCCTGCACACAGGAGATTGTAGACTCACCCCAGATTGTTTGCAAAGTCTACCAGAGAAGTACATAGGcaggaaaggaaaagaaccaAAGTCTCATCTTGATTATGTTTTCTTGGACTGCACATTTGGGAAATCCTCTATGAAAATTCCCAGCAAGTATTCTGCTGTCCGGCAG GTCATTAATTGTATATGGAAGCATCCTAACGCCCTGGTGGTTTATCTGACCTGTGATCTTCTTGGTCAGGAAGAGATACTTGTGGAAGTGTCCAAAACATTTGGTTCCAAAATCTTCATTGATAAAGACAAGAATCCAGAATGTTTCCATTCTCTGACACTCACAGCGCCCGAAATAGTCTCTGAAGATCCATCCTCTCGCTTTCATGTGCTAGAAGGATTTCCTAAGCTCTACGAAAGAGCGCAAGCTAAATTTGCAGAGGCAGAGGCTAATTTCCAGCCGGAGCCTCTCATAATCCGTGCTTCCTCCCAGTGGTTTGTGTTTGATGATGAGATTTTAGAAACTGAAAGGCAGAGAAGAGGGAGATGCAGTAGAGCAGTGAGAGATCAGTTTGGTGTTTGGCATATATGCTATTCGATGCACTCATCTAGCGAAGAGTTGGAGTGGGCTATGCAAATTCTTGCGCCCAAACGGGTTGTGTCAACAACTCCCAATTGCAGGGCTATGGAGCTTGATTATGTGAAGAAAAATTGTTTTGGCACACAACTTGCTTCTGATGATCCTTTATGGAAGCTTCTAGACATAAGGCTTGAAGTTGCTCCAACTGATAATTGTTCAGTTGTAGTGGAAGACACTATCAAACCCTCTGTAGAGTCTCACCTGCGGCCTGTGAAAACATCCATTACCCAAAAACAACCCTTGACCCTCTCTCCTCCCAGCAAAAGGCCACCTGTCACGTTATTTGGAAGGGCAAGACTTGGTAATCCCTCGGATTTTACTTTTCTACTTACAGAGAATAAAATTAAAACCACTAAAAATGAGACTCCTCATAGTGTTTCTGATAAAGCAGAACCACAATGTTCGTTCCAAGAGGATGTTTTCGGATTGAAACATGAAAAATCATTTGAGAACAAGACAGATATAAATGAAGCACAAAGTGGGATTTCAGTGGAGATAGAGAGGAAGTTTGAAGTGGAATGTGAAAATCCATTGGAGAACAAAGTGGAGGCTAATGAAGTCCAATGTGAAAGGTCAGTATTGGAGAAAGATTCCGAAATTCGTTTGAGTGGTTATTCGCCGGTTGGATCATCACAGAGCTTTAATGAAAGCTTTAGGAAGTTGTATCGGTCCATGAATGTGCCTGTGCCTCGACCTCTTCCTTCCCTGGTGGAGCTTATGAAGGCCAACAAACGCAAAAAGAGGGTTCAGTGTTAG
- the LOC131303073 gene encoding uncharacterized protein LOC131303073 has product MKRPDLGLGMIFANATLFRAALWKYTIQNRTEFTFVKNDGDRVTDVGSNGCGWRVHANYFQDTKSFQIKSLVNHPYSCPRQYRLRHANSAWLARTYMDRLVDDPNWKVSALRKAAKRKHTVEVTDSQAYKAKKRALEAIEGNYRQQYWRLWDYCEMIRRQNHGSTALLRVERPPLSTPPVFQTMFVMYAAQSRGFLGGCKPIIGLDGCHLKGPFGGQLLSAIEKDANEQMYPLAVAVVEAETKDSLMWFFDNLLGVIWRLEEKEWTFISDRQKVWFG; this is encoded by the exons ATGAAAAGGCCAGACCTTGGGTTGGGTATGATATTTGCCAATGCTACATTATTTAGGGCTGCACTTTGGAAGTATACCATCCAAAATAGGACTGAGTTTACCTTTGTAAAGAATGATGGTGATAGGGTGACAGATGTTGGTTCCAATGGATGTGGATGGAGAGTCCATGCTAATTACTTCCAAGACACCAAGTCATTTCAAATCAAAAGCTTAGTCAACCATCCATATAGCTGCCCTAGACAATACAGGCTTAGGCATGCCAACTCTGCATGGTTAGCAAGAACATACATGGACAGGTTGGTTGATGATCCCAATTGGAAGGTCAGTGCTTTGAGAAAGGCAGCAAAGAGGAAGCACACGGTAGAGGTCACTGATAGTCAAGCCTATAAGGCTAAAAAGAGGGCATTAGAAGCAATTGAGGGCAACTATAGACAACAATATTGGAGGCTATGGGATTACTGTGAAATGATTAGGAGGCAAAACCATGGCTCAACTGCATTGTTAAGGGTGGAGAGGCCACCACTTAGCACACCCCCTGTCTTCCAAACGATGTTTGTGATGTATGCTGCACAATCAAGGGGTTTCTTAGGTGGTTGTAAACCTATAATCGGGCTTGATGGATGTCACTTGAAGGGCCCATTTGGTGGTCAACTTTTGAGTGCTATTGAGAAGGATGCCAATGAACAAATGTACCCATTAGCAGTGGCTGTGGTTGAAGCTGAGACTAAGGATAGCTTGATGTGGTTTTTTGATAATCTGCTTGGTGTAATATGGAGACTTGAAGAGAAAGAATGGACCTTTATCTCAGATAGGCAGAAGGTAT ggtttggttga